GTGGCGATCACCCGAAGGTGTCGAAGTGGACGTCCTGGAGTCGAGCGAACCGTGGGTGACACAAGCCCTGGCTGAAGCGCAGCAGAACCTCGATCTCCAGGGCTTGCCCATATTACCCCTGCCCTATTTCGTCTTGATGAAGTTGCGATCAAGTCGAGTTCGAGATGTGGCCGATCTCGCCCAAATGCTCGGCCAGGCCGGAGAGGATCAACTCGCCGAAGTTCGGCGCGTAGTGGAAGCTTTCGAGCCCGACGCGCTGGAAGACCTTGAGAGCCTCATCATGCTGGGGCGGATGGAGACCGAGGAGCCGAAATAGTAACCTCCACCTCCAGAGCCCGGTCCGAAACGGCCTCCGGCAAGCATGGCGAAGAAGCTTCGCCAGAAGCCGATGATCACGACACCTGACATCGTCAGCGACACTGCCGTCAGGAAGGTATTTGAAAGCGCCTCTCGATCAGAGTCGTCGGCCGTGTGTCGGTCCCTCTGAAATCAGTCTGAAATCAGCCGCACGGTTCACCCGACTGCGCTCGGTCAGCGGCGAGCATGAGCGTGCGGCGGCTCGAGTCCGAACCTTTGCTGCCGAACTCGCTCGAGTCCCCGAATCTGCTGTGCGTTGCATTCGTCGCATCCGCCCGATGCGGCGTCGGCGGCGTTACCCCGCTATCGCGGCTCACTCAAAAAAATCAACGAGCAACCGGGTGTACTCCTGCGCGCGATTGAGATAAGGAAAATGCCCAGCGCCAGAGAAGATTCGCACAGCCGCGCCCGGATAGGCAGCTTTCAATTGCTCGCGCAGCCCCAACTCCACCAAAGGATCATTGTCCGACTCGATGATCATCACAGGCATCTTCGGAGTGGGCGCCGTAAACTTCTCAATAACACAATAGTAGCGCCCAACCAGTTGCGCCTTGCTCACTCGCCCGTAGCCAATCTCCCTTAGAAAGGCCAGGGTCAACTCGTCATTACCAGATGCGGGATAAATGGTTTTCTTGAAGCTATCTCGAAACACAAAAAGCACCAGCCATTCGGGCAGATAAGGCAGGATCCTACCTAATGTGCGGTTCTTTTCCGCAATCACGTCATTCGGCGGGAAAGTGTTTGATAAAACAGCACGCCGGATTCTCTCCGGATGCCTGGCTATGAGATATTGCGCGAAGTATCCGCCAAGCGAGGTGCCAACAACATTGAACTCCGCCACACCTTCCCTCTCCAGGATAGCCAAAATGCCCGCCTCTAATTCCTCCAGGCTCCATACAGGAGGATAGGTGACCGAGATGATGCGATATCGCCCCTTGAGCGCTTCTATCTGCTGCCACCAGATGTCATAAGCCCCCGTCATGCCGTGCAAAAAGAGGATCGTTTCCTGGC
This is a stretch of genomic DNA from Blastocatellia bacterium. It encodes these proteins:
- a CDS encoding alpha/beta hydrolase, with the protein product MRSRLKWIIPVLMAAGLSAVYIWPVPRPPFDELYARVNPAIVTSLRTFRQAHPPQWLQVGGAAWEYIATGGGQETILFLHGMTGAYDIWWQQIEALKGRYRIISVTYPPVWSLEELEAGILAILEREGVAEFNVVGTSLGGYFAQYLIARHPERIRRAVLSNTFPPNDVIAEKNRTLGRILPYLPEWLVLFVFRDSFKKTIYPASGNDELTLAFLREIGYGRVSKAQLVGRYYCVIEKFTAPTPKMPVMIIESDNDPLVELGLREQLKAAYPGAAVRIFSGAGHFPYLNRAQEYTRLLVDFFE